From Arachis stenosperma cultivar V10309 chromosome 2, arast.V10309.gnm1.PFL2, whole genome shotgun sequence, one genomic window encodes:
- the LOC130962559 gene encoding uncharacterized protein LOC130962559 produces the protein MMKVHPSSKKRTNNHRSQNAIVSSNPNPNNTKKLWRLPHVFASVLELPLHSDDDVSIDETTQFLRFVAWCKCRGSSSCGVSAEAVEIVPGITKIVIKGMDGGDCFAQQCYGFRFRLPPWTRPEMATAVCSGGKLVVTVPKTKTRGN, from the coding sequence ATGATGAAGGTGCACCCTTCTTCAAAGAAACGAACCAACAACCATCGTTCCCAAAACGCCATCGTTTCATCGAACCCGAACCCAAACAATACGAAGAAGCTTTGGAGACTTCCGCACGTGTTCGCCAGCGTTCTTGAACTCCCTCTCCATTCAGACGACGACGTTTCGATCGACGAAACCACGCAGTTTCTCCGATTTGTTGCATGGTGCAAGTGTAGAGGCTCTTCTTCTTGTGGAGTGAGTGCAGAGGCTGTAGAGATTGTTCCTGGAATAACCAAGATCGTGATCAAGGGAATGGACGGTGGAGATTGTTTTGCCCAGCAGTGTTATGGTTTTCGGTTTAGGCTTCCGCCGTGGACTAGGCCGGAGATGGCCACGGCGGTTTGCAGCGGAGGAAAGCTGGTGGTCACGGTGCCAAAGACCAAGACCAGAGGGAATTGA